A region of Bacteroidota bacterium DNA encodes the following proteins:
- a CDS encoding DUF2520 domain-containing protein: MINCVIIGTGNMAEALLKSVKTTDIEIVGIYGKSIAKSEALSLKYAVNSFTALNEIPTHVDLYLLCVSDNAIAEVATQLNIGASLAVHFSGIKQLEELGTVKNKAVFWPIESVNKNSFTDFTNTPVCIEANTDENYRIIEAFADRLSKKVLHKSSIERQYLHLAATISNNFSNHLLALTKQILDEQNIDYKLLQHLVSNGINNAFNFDPALIQTGAAVRNDTETIHTHKMLLHQNIDLIALYELMSKSIFDLKQRQHA, from the coding sequence ATGATAAATTGCGTAATTATAGGAACCGGAAACATGGCCGAAGCCTTGCTCAAATCAGTTAAAACAACTGATATTGAAATAGTGGGTATTTACGGAAAGTCTATAGCCAAGAGTGAAGCATTAAGCCTTAAATATGCCGTCAATTCTTTTACTGCTTTAAATGAAATTCCTACACATGTTGATTTGTATTTACTATGCGTAAGCGATAATGCCATTGCCGAAGTAGCTACTCAATTAAACATTGGAGCAAGTTTAGCTGTTCACTTTTCGGGTATAAAACAATTGGAGGAGTTGGGTACTGTAAAAAACAAAGCGGTGTTTTGGCCTATAGAAAGTGTAAACAAAAATAGCTTTACCGACTTTACCAATACTCCTGTATGCATTGAAGCCAATACGGATGAAAACTACCGCATTATTGAAGCTTTTGCAGATAGATTATCGAAAAAGGTATTACATAAAAGTTCCATTGAACGTCAGTACTTGCATTTAGCAGCTACCATCAGCAATAATTTCAGTAACCATTTACTGGCACTCACCAAACAAATATTGGATGAACAAAACATTGATTACAAATTACTACAACACTTGGTAAGCAATGGTATTAATAATGCATTTAACTTTGACCCTGCACTTATTCAAACGGGTGCTGCAGTAAGAAACGATACGGAAACCATACATACACACAAAATGCTCCTTCATCAAAATATTGACTTAATTGCCTTGTATGAGTTAATGAGTAAAAGTATATTTGACCTGAAACAAAGGCAACATGCGTAA
- a CDS encoding T9SS type A sorting domain-containing protein, producing MKKIFTIILALSALTNVVNAQNFTLNPKNIKAQGSSTKSAIDMNIVINNTSIDATDTFYQYEVLEVNVPATWKVVVCDPEKCIDGSGTVGFKSDFTLMKNVAGSFKIDFEPNGVPGNGSAKVLVRSVKTQSVDTFIAEAKVWNVAVKTVTAQQNKEFSFYPNPAKDELILKYATKENIQVDIYNILGVKVKSVNMSGTQTNVNIEDLQNGIYFIRFKDDGKTVSKTFTKN from the coding sequence ATGAAAAAAATATTTACAATTATATTAGCCTTATCTGCACTTACAAATGTAGTTAATGCTCAAAACTTTACTTTAAACCCTAAAAACATTAAAGCACAGGGTAGCAGTACAAAAAGTGCTATTGATATGAATATTGTAATTAACAATACTTCAATAGATGCTACTGATACTTTTTACCAATACGAAGTACTTGAAGTAAACGTACCTGCCACATGGAAAGTAGTTGTTTGTGATCCGGAAAAATGTATAGATGGAAGCGGTACTGTTGGCTTTAAAAGCGACTTTACTTTAATGAAAAATGTAGCAGGTAGCTTTAAAATTGATTTTGAACCAAACGGTGTTCCCGGAAATGGTAGTGCTAAAGTACTTGTTAGAAGCGTTAAAACGCAATCAGTAGATACTTTTATAGCTGAAGCTAAAGTTTGGAACGTGGCTGTTAAAACTGTTACAGCGCAACAAAATAAAGAATTCAGTTTTTACCCGAATCCTGCTAAAGACGAATTGATTTTAAAATATGCTACCAAAGAAAACATACAGGTAGATATTTACAATATTTTAGGAGTTAAAGTAAAATCGGTTAATATGTCGGGCACTCAAACCAATGTTAACATTGAAGATTTACAAAACGGTATTTACTTTATTCGCTTTAAAGACGATGGTAAAACCGTATCGAAAACATTTACTAAAAACTAA
- the aroQ gene encoding type II 3-dehydroquinate dehydratase has protein sequence MKLIIINGPNLNLLGTREPSIYGSDTFETYFNKLQSVYNKDIELFFYQSNVEGELINKLHEAGTGNNKYDGIIINAGAYTHTSIAIADAIAAINLKTVEVHISNVFAREEYRHISYLSKNCAGTITGFGLKSYDLAIDYFLKK, from the coding sequence TTGAAACTTATCATCATAAATGGCCCAAATTTAAATTTATTGGGCACTAGGGAGCCTTCAATATACGGTTCCGATACTTTTGAAACTTATTTTAATAAACTACAAAGTGTTTATAATAAGGATATTGAATTGTTTTTTTACCAGAGCAATGTGGAAGGAGAGCTCATCAATAAATTACATGAAGCCGGGACGGGAAATAATAAATATGACGGAATAATTATTAATGCCGGTGCTTATACACATACATCCATAGCCATAGCTGATGCTATAGCTGCCATCAATTTAAAAACGGTGGAAGTGCATATAAGCAATGTATTTGCCCGGGAAGAATACCGCCATATTTCGTATTTAAGTAAAAACTGCGCAGGTACCATTACCGGCTTTGGCTTAAAAAGTTATGATTTGGCTATTGATTATTTTCTAAAAAAATGA
- a CDS encoding GNAT family N-acetyltransferase, which yields MTPVKIKVITTVTDMLNQFNLIRQLSPDVSAAQYEILLKDMIKCNYKQAVAYLNEVPIGVCGFWINTKIYSGKYVELDNVVIDTQYRNYQIGQQLCNYVIQLATKEGCQVAMLDAYLENEKAHQFYERNGFHKKGYHFIKKL from the coding sequence ATGACACCCGTAAAAATAAAAGTAATTACAACTGTTACTGACATGTTAAACCAGTTTAACTTAATCAGGCAATTAAGTCCTGATGTTTCAGCTGCACAATATGAAATTCTATTAAAGGACATGATTAAATGTAATTACAAACAAGCCGTTGCTTATTTAAACGAGGTGCCCATAGGTGTTTGTGGTTTTTGGATTAATACCAAAATATATTCAGGTAAATACGTGGAGCTGGACAACGTGGTAATTGACACACAATACCGCAACTACCAAATAGGCCAACAACTTTGCAATTATGTAATACAATTGGCTACAAAAGAAGGCTGCCAGGTAGCCATGCTCGATGCTTACTTAGAAAATGAAAAGGCACACCAGTTTTATGAACGAAATGGTTTCCATAAAAAAGGTTACCATTTCATTAAAAAGCTGTAA
- a CDS encoding M13 family metallopeptidase yields MRKFALIIPVFVCLTACNNNNSNQSANTDFAATNIDTTVRAQDDFFAFANGNWIKNNPIPKEESAWGIGNMVYKENLDRLKKINEDAAKEKAEKGSVNQKIGSFWRTAMDTLAIEKAGIAPIQFLLDSIANIKNNNDLVSCMALLEKHGIQQFIASYVSQDDKNSSSVVLKFWQGGLNLPEREYYLNNDDENKKIREAYVLYIDKILNLIGTKTPIQKASAAQILALETQIAKVHKTLAATRDSEKNYFKMGLNQFAALSKSLNLKTYISQISTAKIDTVIVGQPEYYKNFDKIFTPQNLNTIKTLLTFNVVNNMADYLPKAYVDASFDFEKVFSGVAEQKPRWKNVLRVEEKVMGELLGQLYVKEYFNDKAKKRYSDLVEAIKESLANRITKLDWMSSATKTKALDKLATIQKKVGYPDKWKDLSTLEIKDNSYAENMLQSNIWWHNYEMNKIGKPVDKETWDMTPQTYNAYYNPSLNEIVLPAAIFAIPGLKDEDVDDAIVYGYAGATTIGHEITHGFDDEGRKFDKNGNLTNWWTEEDGNKFMGRAQKMINQFNNFNPIDKLHINGEATLGENIADLGGAVIAWDAFIKTKAYQENKAINGYTPAQRFFLGYALGWLGHQRNEQLRNRLMTDVHSPAKYRVNGVFQSVPAFYEVWQVKPTDKMFVPDSLRVNIW; encoded by the coding sequence ATGAGAAAATTTGCCCTTATTATTCCTGTGTTTGTATGCCTGACCGCATGCAACAATAACAATTCAAACCAATCTGCTAATACTGATTTTGCTGCCACCAATATTGATACAACAGTTAGAGCCCAAGATGATTTTTTTGCTTTTGCCAATGGCAACTGGATAAAAAACAACCCTATTCCCAAAGAGGAAAGTGCTTGGGGCATAGGCAATATGGTTTATAAAGAAAACCTTGATAGACTTAAAAAAATAAATGAAGATGCGGCCAAAGAAAAAGCAGAAAAAGGTTCTGTAAACCAAAAAATAGGCAGTTTCTGGCGTACTGCTATGGACACCTTAGCCATTGAAAAAGCAGGCATTGCTCCAATTCAGTTTTTATTAGACTCCATTGCTAACATAAAAAATAACAATGATTTAGTGAGCTGTATGGCTTTGCTTGAAAAGCACGGAATACAACAATTTATAGCCAGTTATGTAAGCCAGGATGATAAAAACAGCAGCTCTGTTGTGTTAAAGTTTTGGCAAGGCGGACTTAACTTACCTGAGCGTGAATACTACTTAAACAATGACGATGAAAACAAAAAAATCCGTGAAGCTTACGTTCTTTATATTGATAAAATATTAAATTTAATTGGTACCAAAACCCCTATACAAAAAGCAAGTGCTGCGCAAATACTAGCACTGGAAACACAAATAGCTAAAGTACACAAAACACTGGCTGCAACCCGCGACTCTGAAAAAAATTATTTTAAAATGGGTTTAAATCAATTTGCGGCATTGAGTAAAAGCTTAAACCTAAAAACATACATATCACAAATAAGTACAGCTAAAATTGATACTGTTATTGTTGGACAACCTGAATACTACAAAAATTTTGATAAGATATTTACTCCTCAAAACTTAAACACCATCAAAACCCTTTTAACATTTAATGTGGTAAACAATATGGCTGATTATTTACCTAAAGCCTACGTTGATGCTAGCTTTGATTTTGAAAAAGTATTTAGTGGAGTTGCTGAACAAAAACCAAGATGGAAAAACGTATTACGAGTGGAGGAAAAAGTAATGGGCGAACTACTCGGACAATTGTATGTAAAAGAATATTTTAATGATAAAGCTAAAAAACGTTACAGCGATTTAGTAGAAGCCATTAAAGAATCGTTAGCTAACAGGATTACTAAGCTGGACTGGATGAGCTCAGCCACCAAAACAAAGGCTTTAGATAAATTAGCTACTATTCAAAAAAAGGTAGGTTATCCCGACAAATGGAAAGATTTATCAACTTTGGAAATAAAAGACAATAGTTATGCAGAGAATATGTTGCAAAGCAATATTTGGTGGCACAACTATGAAATGAATAAGATTGGTAAACCCGTTGATAAAGAAACGTGGGATATGACACCGCAAACCTATAATGCTTATTACAATCCAAGCTTAAACGAAATAGTATTACCTGCAGCTATTTTTGCCATACCGGGACTAAAAGATGAAGATGTTGACGATGCCATTGTGTATGGATATGCAGGAGCTACTACCATTGGACACGAAATAACACATGGCTTTGATGACGAAGGCAGAAAATTTGATAAAAACGGTAATTTAACTAATTGGTGGACGGAAGAGGATGGCAATAAATTTATGGGCCGTGCGCAAAAAATGATTAACCAGTTCAATAACTTTAATCCTATTGATAAACTGCATATAAACGGGGAAGCTACTTTAGGCGAAAACATTGCCGATTTAGGTGGTGCTGTTATTGCGTGGGATGCCTTTATAAAAACCAAAGCTTATCAGGAAAATAAAGCTATAAATGGTTACACACCTGCACAACGTTTTTTCTTAGGTTATGCATTGGGCTGGCTTGGTCACCAAAGAAACGAGCAATTGAGAAACCGTTTGATGACCGATGTACACTCACCTGCCAAATACAGGGTAAACGGTGTTTTTCAAAGTGTACCTGCTTTTTATGAAGTTTGGCAAGTAAAACCAACTGATAAAATGTTTGTACCTGATAGCTTAAGGGTTAATATTTGGTAA
- a CDS encoding ribonuclease H-like YkuK family protein, producing MEWTKLNGEKMNTSIVNEVEQAIIKETQAGNFLKVCIGTDSQVYSNVTQFATVIVFLRKKRGGFMFISNDKTHQPMSIKERMLTEVAKSISIAYEICPLLELYNVEMEVHADINTNPQFKSNSALSEAMGYIKGMGFVFKAKPDAFASSYCANKLVH from the coding sequence ATGGAATGGACAAAGTTAAATGGTGAAAAAATGAATACTTCCATTGTTAATGAAGTAGAACAAGCAATTATTAAAGAAACACAAGCCGGTAATTTTCTGAAAGTTTGTATTGGAACTGATAGCCAGGTTTATAGTAATGTAACACAGTTTGCCACTGTTATTGTATTTCTAAGAAAGAAAAGAGGTGGCTTTATGTTTATCAGTAACGATAAAACCCATCAACCCATGTCCATTAAAGAAAGAATGCTTACCGAAGTAGCCAAATCAATAAGTATAGCTTACGAAATATGTCCTTTATTAGAGCTATACAATGTGGAGATGGAAGTACATGCTGATATTAATACAAACCCTCAGTTTAAATCAAATAGCGCACTGAGCGAAGCAATGGGTTATATAAAAGGAATGGGCTTTGTTTTTAAAGCCAAACCCGATGCTTTTGCCAGTAGCTACTGTGCCAATAAATTGGTTCATTAA
- a CDS encoding TonB-dependent receptor, with translation MKTTFNYLLTVLFLGFFTANAQEVTQTARGTIYDKDTKQPLIGATVIIINDTKKLGSITDANGLFKIEKVPVGRQIIKVTYLGYEPLLMPDVMVTAGKEVVLEIGLTEALKKMNDVVISYDRKKDRTVTNNEMATVSSRSFNPDDTKKYAGALGDPSRMAANFAGVVAGNDSRNDIVVRGNSPSAMLWQLEGVNIPNPNHFGSNFVTGGPVSMLNANNIGKSDFFTSAFPAQYGNANGGVFDLVLREGNNEKREFIGQIGFNGFELGAEGPFSKKTKASFIFNYRYSTLGLLKNVGVNAGTGSATPLYQDLNFKVAIPTKGKGKFTIFGMGGISSIDLLAKDVDTAGVDFYGNVYQNQLPRYSKALVGTAFEKSLSSKTWAKATLAYSHSDDSYTADSINLPNTTTWRQAKGTFLDDKYSAVLNITHKFNAKNTLNIGFTNDLTLFDYKNSNYYYSGTVDSVRVNQTGNVNLTQAYAQLKHRFNSRLTLNVGLHAQYFSVNEKAAIEPRVGVRYALNEKSSINFGYGLHHQTLPIYNLYVQNESGERTNKKLDFIQSNHLVLGYERQISSLIKFKVETYYQYLTNVPVNNYASTYSALNIGASFSPSDEYNLVSSGTGQNYGVELTLERYFNKGFYFLLTGSLFDSKYKGSDGVERNTAFNTKYAANFLAGKEFNVGKKGNILYANIKLTTIGGKYITPLDFAASQAKGEAVYNDANAFSQKQDAYFRTDLKLGYRRDFKKSSMEFAIDFQNITNHQNIFSQGYNKLRNSISTNYQQGFFPVPMFRYTF, from the coding sequence ATGAAAACAACATTTAACTATTTACTTACCGTATTATTTTTAGGTTTTTTTACGGCTAATGCACAAGAGGTAACCCAAACAGCGAGGGGAACAATTTATGATAAAGACACCAAGCAGCCTTTAATTGGCGCTACTGTAATTATTATAAACGATACAAAGAAATTAGGCTCCATTACCGATGCAAATGGATTATTTAAAATTGAAAAAGTACCTGTAGGCCGACAAATTATTAAAGTTACTTATTTGGGCTATGAACCTTTGTTAATGCCTGATGTAATGGTAACAGCGGGTAAAGAAGTAGTACTTGAAATTGGGTTAACGGAAGCCTTAAAAAAGATGAATGATGTGGTTATTTCATACGATAGGAAAAAAGACAGAACGGTAACGAACAATGAAATGGCAACGGTAAGTTCGCGTTCATTTAACCCTGATGATACTAAAAAATATGCAGGTGCTTTAGGCGATCCAAGCAGAATGGCGGCTAACTTTGCAGGAGTTGTTGCGGGTAACGATAGTAGAAATGATATAGTAGTAAGAGGTAATTCGCCAAGTGCTATGTTGTGGCAATTGGAAGGTGTTAATATTCCTAATCCCAATCACTTTGGAAGTAATTTTGTTACAGGTGGCCCGGTAAGTATGTTAAATGCAAACAATATTGGTAAGTCTGATTTTTTTACGAGTGCATTTCCTGCACAATATGGTAATGCCAATGGAGGAGTGTTTGATTTGGTATTACGTGAAGGAAACAATGAAAAACGTGAATTTATCGGGCAGATTGGTTTTAACGGGTTTGAGTTAGGGGCAGAAGGTCCTTTTAGTAAAAAAACAAAGGCTTCGTTTATATTTAACTATCGTTATTCAACTTTAGGTTTACTTAAAAATGTGGGAGTAAATGCGGGAACAGGTTCTGCTACCCCATTGTATCAGGATTTAAACTTTAAAGTAGCCATACCAACTAAAGGAAAGGGTAAGTTTACAATATTTGGTATGGGCGGAATAAGCTCTATTGATTTATTGGCTAAGGATGTTGATACTGCTGGTGTTGATTTTTATGGTAATGTATACCAGAACCAATTGCCCCGCTACAGTAAAGCATTGGTAGGAACAGCATTTGAAAAAAGTTTAAGCAGTAAAACATGGGCAAAAGCTACCTTGGCTTATAGCCATAGCGATGATTCGTACACAGCAGATAGTATTAACTTACCTAATACCACAACATGGCGCCAAGCCAAAGGAACTTTTTTGGATGATAAGTATTCGGCAGTATTAAATATAACCCATAAGTTCAATGCTAAAAATACATTGAATATAGGTTTTACAAATGACTTAACGCTTTTTGATTATAAAAATTCAAATTATTATTACTCAGGCACTGTTGATTCGGTAAGGGTTAACCAAACCGGAAACGTTAATTTAACCCAGGCTTATGCACAGTTAAAACACAGGTTTAATTCAAGGCTTACTTTAAATGTGGGCTTACATGCTCAATATTTTTCAGTGAATGAGAAAGCTGCCATTGAACCACGTGTTGGTGTTAGGTATGCTTTAAACGAAAAATCAAGCATCAATTTTGGCTATGGATTACATCACCAAACATTGCCTATTTATAATTTGTACGTACAAAATGAATCGGGAGAGCGGACTAATAAAAAATTAGATTTTATCCAGTCGAATCATTTGGTATTAGGTTACGAAAGACAAATCAGTTCATTGATTAAATTTAAAGTGGAAACATATTATCAATACTTAACCAATGTACCTGTCAATAATTATGCGTCTACTTATTCAGCTTTAAATATAGGAGCTTCATTTTCGCCAAGCGATGAGTATAATTTAGTGAGTAGTGGAACAGGTCAAAACTATGGTGTGGAGTTAACATTGGAGCGATACTTTAACAAAGGTTTTTATTTTTTACTGACAGGTTCGTTGTTTGATAGTAAATACAAAGGCAGCGATGGGGTAGAGCGTAATACTGCTTTTAATACCAAATATGCAGCTAATTTTTTAGCAGGAAAAGAGTTTAACGTGGGTAAAAAAGGAAATATTTTATATGCCAATATTAAACTAACTACTATTGGAGGTAAGTACATTACCCCACTTGATTTTGCTGCATCGCAAGCAAAAGGCGAAGCGGTATATAATGATGCAAATGCATTTAGCCAGAAACAAGATGCTTACTTTAGAACGGATTTAAAATTGGGTTACAGGCGTGATTTTAAAAAGAGTTCGATGGAGTTTGCCATCGATTTTCAAAACATAACCAACCACCAGAATATATTCAGTCAGGGCTATAATAAATTGCGCAATAGTATTTCAACCAACTACCAGCAAGGATTTTTCCCTGTACCTATGTTTAGATATACATTCTAA
- a CDS encoding histidine kinase gives MAISSRAFEKFISTKDIIIRHLIIVVISLVFGYLSYLSAPVKTSHFFMRAYFSNFIYIALIWNGNILLMGIVDKVYDINKEVRKKLLLSAAVALFLPIFMHYTYSFWFFPLINGFDCTVNSKESLTYLIVSVVSTLLVNSIYMSIEFFNHWRKTLTEKEEFKRTSLSAEFEALKNQVNPHFLFNSLNTLSSLIDENPKQANEFVQKLSSVYRYVLAHRDKETVMLQEELEFIKSYIFLNKIRFGDNLSTAIDINEECFGLRIPTLTLQMLVENAIKHNVISSQKPLHITIGCKDGFIEVSNNLQPKLMLAESSGIGLSNIIERYKFLTKQEVLITKTETCFVVKVPLL, from the coding sequence ATGGCCATATCATCAAGAGCATTTGAAAAATTCATAAGTACTAAAGATATTATTATCAGGCATTTGATAATAGTTGTAATATCATTAGTTTTTGGGTATTTATCTTACTTAAGTGCTCCAGTTAAAACCAGCCATTTTTTTATGAGAGCTTATTTTTCAAACTTTATTTACATAGCACTTATTTGGAATGGAAACATCCTTTTAATGGGCATTGTAGATAAAGTTTATGATATTAATAAAGAAGTTAGAAAAAAGTTATTGCTATCGGCAGCGGTAGCATTGTTCTTGCCAATTTTTATGCACTATACCTATAGTTTTTGGTTCTTTCCTTTAATTAATGGCTTTGATTGCACTGTAAATTCAAAGGAAAGTTTGACCTATTTAATTGTATCGGTGGTAAGTACTTTATTGGTAAATAGTATTTATATGTCAATAGAATTCTTTAACCATTGGCGTAAAACCTTAACCGAAAAAGAAGAGTTTAAAAGAACCAGTTTAAGTGCGGAGTTTGAAGCTTTAAAAAATCAGGTAAACCCACATTTTTTATTCAACTCATTAAATACATTAAGCAGCTTAATTGACGAAAATCCAAAGCAGGCCAATGAGTTTGTTCAAAAGCTTTCCAGTGTATACCGTTACGTATTGGCACATAGAGACAAGGAAACCGTTATGCTACAGGAAGAACTGGAGTTTATTAAATCGTATATTTTTTTAAATAAAATACGCTTTGGTGATAACCTAAGCACTGCTATTGATATTAACGAGGAATGTTTTGGCTTACGCATTCCAACTCTGACATTACAAATGCTTGTGGAGAATGCCATTAAACACAATGTGATTTCATCGCAAAAACCTTTACATATTACCATAGGTTGTAAAGATGGATTTATTGAAGTAAGCAATAATTTACAACCCAAACTAATGCTAGCTGAAAGCAGTGGAATAGGGCTTAGCAATATTATTGAACGCTATAAATTTTTAACCAAGCAAGAAGTACTTATTACTAAAACAGAAACTTGTTTTGTGGTGAAAGTCCCTTTGCTATAA
- a CDS encoding LytTR family DNA-binding domain-containing protein: protein MKIIIIEDEAPALSRIKKMVYELEPDIEIIATADSIEQAVSVIKKNNQVDLILMDIELADGQSFEIFNLVTVQSPVIFTTAYDEFALKAFKVNSIDYLLKPIDKDELQKAFSKYKTLQKSNSIMDVNQQMQELLFNLKQPSGAYKNRFLVKQGQKLISIATDNIAYFFTQDKLCYVQTNGSSKYVIDYTLDELMGMVDTTLFFQLNRQTIASIACIQSVHTYFNGKLKVELKPSLSNEVVVSRERAAEFKDWLGK, encoded by the coding sequence ATGAAGATTATTATTATAGAAGACGAGGCTCCTGCTTTGAGTAGAATAAAAAAAATGGTTTATGAACTTGAGCCAGATATAGAAATTATAGCAACGGCTGATAGTATAGAACAGGCAGTAAGTGTTATTAAGAAAAATAACCAGGTTGATTTAATTTTGATGGATATTGAATTGGCCGATGGACAAAGTTTTGAAATATTTAATTTAGTAACCGTTCAAAGCCCGGTTATATTTACTACTGCCTATGATGAATTTGCGTTAAAAGCATTTAAAGTAAATAGCATTGACTATTTACTAAAGCCAATAGACAAGGATGAATTACAGAAGGCTTTTAGCAAATACAAAACATTGCAAAAGAGTAATAGCATAATGGATGTTAACCAGCAAATGCAAGAGTTATTGTTTAATTTAAAGCAGCCTAGCGGAGCTTATAAAAATAGGTTTTTGGTTAAGCAAGGGCAAAAATTAATCAGCATAGCTACGGATAATATTGCTTATTTCTTTACGCAAGATAAACTGTGTTATGTGCAAACAAACGGGAGCAGTAAATATGTAATTGATTATACGTTGGATGAGTTAATGGGTATGGTAGATACAACTTTGTTTTTTCAATTAAACAGGCAAACCATAGCTTCTATTGCATGCATTCAATCGGTCCATACCTATTTTAACGGTAAACTTAAAGTAGAGTTGAAACCCTCTTTGAGTAACGAAGTAGTTGTTAGCCGTGAAAGGGCTGCGGAGTTTAAAGATTGGTTGGGCAAATAA
- a CDS encoding proline dehydrogenase family protein — protein MTNKILNLDFSNTEIAFRSKNNSELRTSYYLFKAIGINWLVKMGPPMVELAFNLHLPIKGLIKKTVYQQFVGGESINDCEKAIDTLYKFNIGTILDYSVEGKEEENDFEHTCDETILTIEKAAQNPKIPFCVFKVTGLARFALLEKVTANQTLTTEEETEYGRVKARINKICKIAFDKNVRIFIDAEETWIQTAIDNLAHEMMEKFNKQEAIVFNTIQLYRHDRLVFLKESHQEAKANNYYLGLKLVRGAYMEKERKRAQELNYTDPIQPTKETSDKDYDNALRYCIENIDTISICAGTHNETSSRLLAELMLAKNIPNNDRRIYFSQLYGMSDNLSYNLADAGYNVAKYLPYGPVKSVLPYLFRRAAENTSVKGQTGRELKLILQERTRRSKIK, from the coding sequence ATGACTAATAAAATATTAAATCTGGATTTTTCGAATACGGAAATAGCTTTTCGTTCAAAGAACAATAGCGAATTACGCACTTCTTATTATCTGTTTAAAGCTATTGGCATAAATTGGTTGGTAAAAATGGGTCCACCTATGGTAGAATTAGCATTTAATTTGCATTTACCTATAAAAGGTTTAATAAAAAAAACAGTTTACCAGCAATTTGTAGGAGGCGAAAGCATTAACGACTGCGAAAAAGCCATTGACACTTTATACAAATTTAATATTGGTACCATACTGGATTATTCGGTAGAAGGAAAAGAAGAAGAAAACGATTTTGAACACACTTGTGATGAAACCATTTTAACAATAGAAAAGGCTGCACAAAACCCCAAAATACCATTTTGTGTGTTTAAAGTTACTGGTTTGGCACGTTTTGCCTTGTTAGAAAAAGTAACAGCAAACCAAACATTAACAACTGAAGAAGAAACCGAATATGGCCGTGTAAAAGCCCGAATAAATAAAATATGTAAAATAGCTTTCGATAAAAATGTACGTATTTTTATTGATGCAGAAGAAACCTGGATTCAAACGGCTATTGATAATTTAGCCCATGAAATGATGGAAAAGTTTAATAAACAAGAAGCCATTGTTTTTAATACCATTCAACTATACCGACACGATAGATTGGTGTTTTTAAAAGAAAGCCACCAAGAGGCCAAAGCAAATAATTATTATTTAGGATTAAAACTGGTAAGGGGTGCTTATATGGAGAAGGAGCGCAAACGTGCACAAGAACTAAACTATACTGACCCTATTCAACCTACCAAAGAAACGAGTGATAAAGACTATGACAATGCGTTAAGATACTGCATTGAAAATATCGATACCATTAGCATTTGTGCAGGAACGCATAATGAAACAAGCAGTAGATTATTAGCAGAATTAATGTTGGCTAAAAACATACCTAACAATGACAGACGCATTTACTTTAGTCAGTTATATGGTATGAGTGATAACTTAAGCTATAATTTAGCTGATGCGGGATATAATGTAGCCAAGTATTTACCATATGGACCTGTAAAATCCGTATTGCCTTATTTGTTTAGAAGAGCTGCTGAAAACACCAGCGTAAAAGGGCAAACAGGAAGAGAACTTAAACTTATTTTACAAGAACGTACCAGACGCTCTAAAATAAAATAA